In Bubalus bubalis isolate 160015118507 breed Murrah chromosome 3, NDDB_SH_1, whole genome shotgun sequence, a genomic segment contains:
- the PCGF2 gene encoding polycomb group RING finger protein 2 isoform X2 → MHRTTRIKITELNPHLMCALCGGYFIDATTIVECLHSFCKTCIVRYLETNKYCPMCDVQVHKTRPLLSIRSDKTLQDIVYKLVPGLFKDEMKRRRDFYAAYPLTEAKPSQLAPSAVPNGSNEDRGEVLEQEKGALSDDEIVSLSIEFYEGVRDREEKKGPLENGDGDKEKTGVRFLRCPAAMTVMHLAKFLRNKMDVPSKYKVEVLYEDEPLKEYYTLMDIAYIYPWRRNGPLPLKYRVQPACKRLTLPTAPTPSEGTNTSGASECESVSDKAPSPATLPATSSSLPSPATPSHGSPSSHGPSAPHPTSPTPPVTAGGATAAANGGTSNCLQTPSSTSRGRKMTVNGAPVPPLT, encoded by the exons atGCATCGGACCACACGGATCAAAATTACCGAGCTGAACCCTCACCTCATGTGTGCCCTCTGCGGGGGGTACTTCATAGATGCCACTACCATCGTGGAATGCTTACATTCCT TCTGCAAAACCTGCATCGTGCGCTACCTGGAGACCAACAAGTACTGCCCCATGTGCGATGTGCAGGTCCATAAAACCCGGCCGCTGCTGAGCATCAG ATCTGACAAAACCCTTCAAGACATTGTCTACAAATTGGTCCCTGGGCTTTTTAAAG ATGAGATGAAACGGCGGCGGGATTTCTATGCAGCCTACCCCCTGACAGAAG CTAAGCCTTCCCAGCTCGCTCCTTCTGCAGTCCCCAACGGCTCCAATGAGGACCGTGGTGAGGTTCTGGAGCAGGAGAAAGGGGCTCTGAGCGATGACGAGATCGTCAGCCTCTCCATCGAGTTCTACGAAGGTGTCAG aGACCGGGAAGAGAAGAAGGGCCCCTTGGAGAATGGGGATGGTGACAAGGAGAAG ACAGGTGTGCGCTTCCTGCGATGCCCAGCAGCCATGACTGTCATGCATCTTGCCAAGTTTCTCCGCAACAAGATGGATGTGCCCAGCAAGTACAAG GTTGAGGTTCTCTATGAGGATGAGCCGCTGAAGGAATACTACACCCTCATGGACATTGCCTACATCTACCCCTGGCGGCGG AATGGCCCTCTCCCCCTCAAGTATCGCGTCCAGCCAGCCTGCAAGCGACTCACCTTGCCCACAGCACCCACCCCCTCCGAGGGCACCAACACCAGCGGGGCATCCGAGTGTGAGTCAGTCAGTGACAAggctcccagccctgccaccctGCCGGCCACCTCCTCTTCCCTACCCAGCCCAGCCACCCCCTCCCATGGCTCTCCCAGCTCTCATGGCCCCtcggccccccaccccacctccccaactCCCCCTGTGACAGCCGGGGGGGCCACTGCAGCTGCCAACGGGGGCACCTCAAACTGCCTGCAGACACCATCCTCCACCAGCAGGGGGCGCAAGATGACTGTCAACGGAGCTCCTGTGCCCCCCTTAACTTGA
- the PCGF2 gene encoding polycomb group RING finger protein 2 isoform X1 — MHRTTRIKITELNPHLMCALCGGYFIDATTIVECLHSFCKTCIVRYLETNKYCPMCDVQVHKTRPLLSIRSDKTLQDIVYKLVPGLFKDEMKRRRDFYAAYPLTEAKPSQLAPSAVPNGSNEDRGEVLEQEKGALSDDEIVSLSIEFYEGVRDREEKKGPLENGDGDKEKQTGVRFLRCPAAMTVMHLAKFLRNKMDVPSKYKVEVLYEDEPLKEYYTLMDIAYIYPWRRNGPLPLKYRVQPACKRLTLPTAPTPSEGTNTSGASECESVSDKAPSPATLPATSSSLPSPATPSHGSPSSHGPSAPHPTSPTPPVTAGGATAAANGGTSNCLQTPSSTSRGRKMTVNGAPVPPLT, encoded by the exons atGCATCGGACCACACGGATCAAAATTACCGAGCTGAACCCTCACCTCATGTGTGCCCTCTGCGGGGGGTACTTCATAGATGCCACTACCATCGTGGAATGCTTACATTCCT TCTGCAAAACCTGCATCGTGCGCTACCTGGAGACCAACAAGTACTGCCCCATGTGCGATGTGCAGGTCCATAAAACCCGGCCGCTGCTGAGCATCAG ATCTGACAAAACCCTTCAAGACATTGTCTACAAATTGGTCCCTGGGCTTTTTAAAG ATGAGATGAAACGGCGGCGGGATTTCTATGCAGCCTACCCCCTGACAGAAG CTAAGCCTTCCCAGCTCGCTCCTTCTGCAGTCCCCAACGGCTCCAATGAGGACCGTGGTGAGGTTCTGGAGCAGGAGAAAGGGGCTCTGAGCGATGACGAGATCGTCAGCCTCTCCATCGAGTTCTACGAAGGTGTCAG aGACCGGGAAGAGAAGAAGGGCCCCTTGGAGAATGGGGATGGTGACAAGGAGAAG CAGACAGGTGTGCGCTTCCTGCGATGCCCAGCAGCCATGACTGTCATGCATCTTGCCAAGTTTCTCCGCAACAAGATGGATGTGCCCAGCAAGTACAAG GTTGAGGTTCTCTATGAGGATGAGCCGCTGAAGGAATACTACACCCTCATGGACATTGCCTACATCTACCCCTGGCGGCGG AATGGCCCTCTCCCCCTCAAGTATCGCGTCCAGCCAGCCTGCAAGCGACTCACCTTGCCCACAGCACCCACCCCCTCCGAGGGCACCAACACCAGCGGGGCATCCGAGTGTGAGTCAGTCAGTGACAAggctcccagccctgccaccctGCCGGCCACCTCCTCTTCCCTACCCAGCCCAGCCACCCCCTCCCATGGCTCTCCCAGCTCTCATGGCCCCtcggccccccaccccacctccccaactCCCCCTGTGACAGCCGGGGGGGCCACTGCAGCTGCCAACGGGGGCACCTCAAACTGCCTGCAGACACCATCCTCCACCAGCAGGGGGCGCAAGATGACTGTCAACGGAGCTCCTGTGCCCCCCTTAACTTGA
- the PCGF2 gene encoding polycomb group RING finger protein 2 isoform X3, producing MHRTTRIKITELNPHLMCALCGGYFIDATTIVECLHSFCKTCIVRYLETNKYCPMCDVQVHKTRPLLSIRSDKTLQDIVYKLVPGLFKDEMKRRRDFYAAYPLTEVPNGSNEDRGEVLEQEKGALSDDEIVSLSIEFYEGVRDREEKKGPLENGDGDKEKQTGVRFLRCPAAMTVMHLAKFLRNKMDVPSKYKVEVLYEDEPLKEYYTLMDIAYIYPWRRNGPLPLKYRVQPACKRLTLPTAPTPSEGTNTSGASECESVSDKAPSPATLPATSSSLPSPATPSHGSPSSHGPSAPHPTSPTPPVTAGGATAAANGGTSNCLQTPSSTSRGRKMTVNGAPVPPLT from the exons atGCATCGGACCACACGGATCAAAATTACCGAGCTGAACCCTCACCTCATGTGTGCCCTCTGCGGGGGGTACTTCATAGATGCCACTACCATCGTGGAATGCTTACATTCCT TCTGCAAAACCTGCATCGTGCGCTACCTGGAGACCAACAAGTACTGCCCCATGTGCGATGTGCAGGTCCATAAAACCCGGCCGCTGCTGAGCATCAG ATCTGACAAAACCCTTCAAGACATTGTCTACAAATTGGTCCCTGGGCTTTTTAAAG ATGAGATGAAACGGCGGCGGGATTTCTATGCAGCCTACCCCCTGACAGAAG TCCCCAACGGCTCCAATGAGGACCGTGGTGAGGTTCTGGAGCAGGAGAAAGGGGCTCTGAGCGATGACGAGATCGTCAGCCTCTCCATCGAGTTCTACGAAGGTGTCAG aGACCGGGAAGAGAAGAAGGGCCCCTTGGAGAATGGGGATGGTGACAAGGAGAAG CAGACAGGTGTGCGCTTCCTGCGATGCCCAGCAGCCATGACTGTCATGCATCTTGCCAAGTTTCTCCGCAACAAGATGGATGTGCCCAGCAAGTACAAG GTTGAGGTTCTCTATGAGGATGAGCCGCTGAAGGAATACTACACCCTCATGGACATTGCCTACATCTACCCCTGGCGGCGG AATGGCCCTCTCCCCCTCAAGTATCGCGTCCAGCCAGCCTGCAAGCGACTCACCTTGCCCACAGCACCCACCCCCTCCGAGGGCACCAACACCAGCGGGGCATCCGAGTGTGAGTCAGTCAGTGACAAggctcccagccctgccaccctGCCGGCCACCTCCTCTTCCCTACCCAGCCCAGCCACCCCCTCCCATGGCTCTCCCAGCTCTCATGGCCCCtcggccccccaccccacctccccaactCCCCCTGTGACAGCCGGGGGGGCCACTGCAGCTGCCAACGGGGGCACCTCAAACTGCCTGCAGACACCATCCTCCACCAGCAGGGGGCGCAAGATGACTGTCAACGGAGCTCCTGTGCCCCCCTTAACTTGA
- the PCGF2 gene encoding polycomb group RING finger protein 2 isoform X4, translating into MHRTTRIKITELNPHLMCALCGGYFIDATTIVECLHSFCKTCIVRYLETNKYCPMCDVQVHKTRPLLSIRSDKTLQDIVYKLVPGLFKDEMKRRRDFYAAYPLTEVPNGSNEDRGEVLEQEKGALSDDEIVSLSIEFYEGVRDREEKKGPLENGDGDKEKTGVRFLRCPAAMTVMHLAKFLRNKMDVPSKYKVEVLYEDEPLKEYYTLMDIAYIYPWRRNGPLPLKYRVQPACKRLTLPTAPTPSEGTNTSGASECESVSDKAPSPATLPATSSSLPSPATPSHGSPSSHGPSAPHPTSPTPPVTAGGATAAANGGTSNCLQTPSSTSRGRKMTVNGAPVPPLT; encoded by the exons atGCATCGGACCACACGGATCAAAATTACCGAGCTGAACCCTCACCTCATGTGTGCCCTCTGCGGGGGGTACTTCATAGATGCCACTACCATCGTGGAATGCTTACATTCCT TCTGCAAAACCTGCATCGTGCGCTACCTGGAGACCAACAAGTACTGCCCCATGTGCGATGTGCAGGTCCATAAAACCCGGCCGCTGCTGAGCATCAG ATCTGACAAAACCCTTCAAGACATTGTCTACAAATTGGTCCCTGGGCTTTTTAAAG ATGAGATGAAACGGCGGCGGGATTTCTATGCAGCCTACCCCCTGACAGAAG TCCCCAACGGCTCCAATGAGGACCGTGGTGAGGTTCTGGAGCAGGAGAAAGGGGCTCTGAGCGATGACGAGATCGTCAGCCTCTCCATCGAGTTCTACGAAGGTGTCAG aGACCGGGAAGAGAAGAAGGGCCCCTTGGAGAATGGGGATGGTGACAAGGAGAAG ACAGGTGTGCGCTTCCTGCGATGCCCAGCAGCCATGACTGTCATGCATCTTGCCAAGTTTCTCCGCAACAAGATGGATGTGCCCAGCAAGTACAAG GTTGAGGTTCTCTATGAGGATGAGCCGCTGAAGGAATACTACACCCTCATGGACATTGCCTACATCTACCCCTGGCGGCGG AATGGCCCTCTCCCCCTCAAGTATCGCGTCCAGCCAGCCTGCAAGCGACTCACCTTGCCCACAGCACCCACCCCCTCCGAGGGCACCAACACCAGCGGGGCATCCGAGTGTGAGTCAGTCAGTGACAAggctcccagccctgccaccctGCCGGCCACCTCCTCTTCCCTACCCAGCCCAGCCACCCCCTCCCATGGCTCTCCCAGCTCTCATGGCCCCtcggccccccaccccacctccccaactCCCCCTGTGACAGCCGGGGGGGCCACTGCAGCTGCCAACGGGGGCACCTCAAACTGCCTGCAGACACCATCCTCCACCAGCAGGGGGCGCAAGATGACTGTCAACGGAGCTCCTGTGCCCCCCTTAACTTGA
- the CISD3 gene encoding CDGSH iron-sulfur domain-containing protein 3, mitochondrial: MGSVRGVGTLVRPAAWTLNQRRDITSWLARWFPKTPAKSVVALKTPIKVELVAGKTYRWCVCGRSKKQPFCDGSHFFKRTGLSPLKFKAQETRTVALCTCKATQKPPYCDGTHRSEQVQKAELGSSL, translated from the exons ATGGGCTCCGTGCGCGGCGTGGGGACGCTCGTGCGGCCGGCGGCCTGG ACGCTGAACCAGAGACGGGACATCACCTCCTGGCTG GCCCGATGGTTCCCCAAAACCCCAGCCAAGTCGGTGGTGGCCCTAAAAACACCTATCAAGGTGGAGCTGGTGGCTGGGAAAACCTacaggtggtgtgtgtgtggccgCAGCAAAAAGCAG CCCTTCTGTGATGGCTCCCACTTCTTCAAACGCACTGGCCTATCCCCACTGAAGTTCAAGGCCCAGGAGACCCGCACAGTGGCACTCTGTACCTGCAAGGCAACCCAGAAGCCCCCATACTGTGATGGTACCCACAGGAGTGAACAGGTGCAGAAGGCAGAACTGGGCTCCTCACTCTGA